DNA from Chrysemys picta bellii isolate R12L10 chromosome 13, ASM1138683v2, whole genome shotgun sequence:
TTTATAAGTGCCTCCCCTATCCTGCGCTAGGAGTGCGTGATGTCGGCCTTGGGCGCTGCTGGTTCCTCGTGGCTGCCTGGGAAGGGGCCCGTGGCGTGGCTGGAGCTCTGTTGTTCCTCGAGCACCAGGCCCTACCTTGGCTCAGGTCCCTAGGATCCCTGCACTGATATCTCTTaaatcctctccccacccccatttctgtCTGTCACCCCCAGAGGTCATCAAGACCCTGATTGTGAAGGGGAAGGCGCCGGTGGATCCAGAGTGCTTGGCTAAACTGGGGAAGGTAACGCAAGACCTCCTGCCCCGGGGGTCTCCAGTCCCCACCCCCCTAAACCAGCCAATGCCTGCCCTGGGGCGGGATTggggccagcgccccctagaggggaaaagccccatgccccgttccctgtcccctgaaccagccagtccctgaCCTGGGGTGGGATCAGAGCCAGCCCCCCTAGAGAGGAAAAGCCCCACATCCCTGAGACAGCCAGTCCCCACTGGGGTGGGATTGGGGCCAATGCCCCTAGAGGGGACTTCCTcacaccccatcccttcccagggCCGGCTGCGGCTCAGGAAGTGCCCATTTCCCCCCAGGCCCACATATACTGTGAAGGGGACGACGTCTACGACGTGATGCTCAACCAGGTGAGTGTGGTGCTGTGGCACTCCTGGCCGGGAGAGCCACCCGCtcaggagctgggggaaggggggctgctgcgggcagagaccccccccagccctgtccctgacGCCCAGCCCCCGGTCTGTCCATCCGTCCCGCAGACCAACCTCCAGTTCAACAACAACAAGTTCTACGTCCTACAGCTACTGGAGGACGATGGGCCGCAGAGCTACAGCGTCTGGACGCGCTGGGGGCgcggtgagcagggtgggggccaTGGAGGGCTGGGTGAGTGTCGTGGGGCACtcctgcatgggggagggagctggatgTGTGTGGCCAGGGGctagggtgtggcagggggctgggtgcatggcaggggttgggggggcagagcaGTGTCCCCCATCACCACATCTGTCCTGTCCCTGCAGTGGGGCGGCCAGGCCAACACGCGCTGGTGTCCTGCGCTGGGGACCTTGCCCAGGCCAAGGAGATCTTCACTAAGAAGtgagtccccccctccccccaaaccccttggAGCCTGCCCCCTCCTCGCCTCCCTCTCCGGTCTCTCCCCAGGTTCCTAGACAAGACCAAAAACCACTGGGCCGAGCGGTGCAACTTCCAGAAAGTGCCTGGCAAGTACGACCTGCTGCACATGGACAGCCGGCCCCCCgtgagtgtgacaccccccccttAGAGCCCCCCCATACGACCTGCACAAGGACAGCTGGCCTCATGTCCCCCAACAcataaccccctgccccatattACCTGCACATGGATCCTGAAGCCCACGCAGGCCCCCCAGCTCATGTGGAGAAGCAGTGGGCCCTGTGTCCCACCTCCATGGGAGCATTGCAGGGTGGCAGGATGGGGGTGCTCTGGGTATGGCTGGGAGACCCAgtaacaacccccaccccccccgcccaggcCGCAGAGCCGAGCTGCGCGGGGGCCTCCCAGCCCAAACCAGCCTCACGACTGGACCCCCGAGTGCAGGCGCTGCTGGGGCTGATCTGCGACCTGCAGGCCATGGAGGAGATTGTGCTGGAGATGAAGTATGACACCAAGAAGGCTCCTCTCGGTGAGCCCCCCATGGGCGTGTAGGGGAGGGATTGGGGGTGGCGGGGGCCGGCAGATCTGGGCTGTGGTTGAGAGGGTTCTGGGGTGCAGGGGATCTGGCGGGAGTCAGGGGGCTCCTGGGGGGTCCCAGGCGCTGGTGGTTCTGACCCGCTCCCCCCAGGGAAGCTGACGGTGGAGCAGATCCGTGCTGGGTTCCAGTCACTGCAGAAGGTGGAGGCGGTTCTGCGGGCCGGGGACACTGGACGGGCCCTGCTGGAAGCCTGCAACGAGTTCTACACCCGTGTGCCCCATGACTTTGGGTCAGTGCCCCCAagtgcccccccccgcacctccccccgAGTGTCGCTCCCAGCATGCTCCGCCGTGCCGAGTGTCCCCCGCCCGCTCCGAGCACCTcctgcctagggttgccaactttctaattgcacaaaaccaaacacccttgttccacccctcctctgaggccctgcctctgctcactccatcccccctccctctgttgctcactctccccaccctcactcactttcactgggctaaggcagggggttggggtacagggggtgtgagggctctggggctgggccaggtatgaggggtttggagtgcaggaggggactctggactggggcaggggggttcggagggcagggggttggagcgtgggggggtgagggctccagctgggggtgcgggctctggggcagagctgggtattaggggtttggggtgcaggagggtgctctgggctgggatcgaagggtttggagggtgagagggggatcagggctggggcagggggttggggcgtgggggtgcaggctccgggtgatGCTCacttcaggcagctcccggaagcagtggcatgttccccctctggctcctacgtggaggcacagccaggcggctctaTGCACTGCTCTGTCTGCAGGCGttgctcccgcagctcccattggtcgggaaccacagtgcttggggcgggagcagcgtgtagagccccctggctgccccaatgcctaggagctggacggGGGACATGCCATTGCCTCCGGGAACCGcgtggagcctgccttagcttcGCTGTGCCGCCagccggacttttaatggcccttcCAGCAGTGGtaactggagctgccagggtcccttttcgactgggtgttccggtcaacaaccggacacctggcaaccctacccctgcccctccaagcaccccctaccctgccctgctctgcgtCCTCGCTGGGGCTCTaggtcccccccactccccctagGCCTGGctcactctgcttctctcccccccacacacacacccaggcttCGGACACCCCCATTGATCCGGACGTGGCAGGAGCTTCAGGAGaaggtgcagctgctggaggtgagcggggggaggtgggaaatctgtccctccatctctctgtctgtccatccccctctgactcctcccaccccccaggcccTGGGTGAGATCCAGATCGCCATCAAGCTGGCACGCTTGGAGCTGCATGGCCAGGAGCACCCGCTGGACCGAAGCTACCGCACGCTGGGCTGTGAGCTCCACCCCCTGGAGCGGGACTCTGCCCACTTCCAGGtcggggggctgcgaggggccaGCAGTGGggaagctggggggcagggtgggttggGGAGTAGTGGGGAGCAGTGTAGGTTAGGGGGGCGGGCAAGGGGgacagtgtggggctggggaggccagGTGAGGGGGCAGTGACCAGGGGCATGTggcgggggggagcgggggctgaaAAAGGCcaggcgggtggggaggggggcagggctggggttagCTCACGCCCCACAGCTCCCTCCAGGTGCTGGAGCGGTACCTGCTCTCCACCCATGCGCCCACCCACCGTGACTACTCCATGGAGCTGCTGGAGGCTTTCACCCTGCGCCGGGCCGGCGAGCCCCCCTTCCGCGCCAGCCTGTCCAAccggtgaggggctggggggagtgatCTAGGGGCCTGGGGGGCatcctgggggcaggagcagctggggggGCCCAGGGATGGGAACAGGTGGGTTTGTCCTGCACCTGGTGGGTTACATCTGTGCAACCAgactgccccccctcctcccggctCTGTCAGCTCCCTCCCAGCattgccccccccacactcctccgAGCTAAGTGAACCCTTCTGCTTCAGTGCCAGGCacaggggaaactaaggcacacagcGGCAGAGTAAAAGTGTTAGACAATTCACGCTTGGTCACAGAAGGAGAGtccggtggggtgggggttggatccCAGCCAGTAAAGGGGCTGGGTACTGCGGGGAACGGGGGAGGCTGGGCATGGGGCTCaccctctccctttttccccccaGGACGTTGCTGTGGCATGGCTCCCGGCTGGGCAACTGGGTGGGGATCCTGAGCCAGGGGCTGCGAGTGGCACCCCCTGAGGCCCCCGTCACCGGCTACAtggtgagacacccccccccccttgtccgcAGCTGCCTGCCTTTTCCTCCTCGACcctttcccagctccctccccctcagccAGTCTAATCCCTCACCACCCCCCATCTCTCACCCCCAGTTTGGGAAGGGCATTTACTTCGCAGACATGTCGTCCAAGAGCGCCAATTACTGCTTCGCCTCACGCCAGCGCGACGTgggcctgctgctgctgtgtgaggtgagtgccaccccagagccaactGCATCTCGGAGAGCGATCCTGGCCCAGAGCACCTGGCTTCATgtctggctctggaaggggagtcgGGTCCTGGGGTTAGAACAGGACGGGGCTGGGTTCTCTTCCCGCTCTGGGCAGGACGCACAGGCAGCTGTGGACTTGGTGCCCCTCTCCTGTTGCAGGTGGCCCTGGGTGAgtgccaggagctgctggaggcgaATGCCGAGGCCGGGAAGCTGCCGCCCGGGAAGCACAGCACCAAGGGGCTGGGGAAGCTGGCACCCGCTCCCACCAATAGCATCATGCTGTGAGtactggagagggggcagggctggcagcccatGGTGCTTGCCCTGAGTGACGGAGGCCCCGGGGGGGACAGCATGAGGGGAAAGCTCTGCCCCCTGGCACGATGCCacagtccgtcccccccccagccccttcgcAGCTGCTCAGTGGAGACTCGCTTGGCCCCAGGAGAGGCTGGTTTGTGGGactctcctgggacccccccagtTTTTCATGCCCTCAGGCAAGACACTTGGAGCCAGCGTGGACCTTCAGGGTAGGCAGAGctgccccccctctgcccccagggaAATCTgtgcctgctccagcccccccccccccccggtaccgcCCAACAGGCCggtcctgcagcccccccaccgtGGTTTGGTTCCAGGCCCAGAGGAGAAATAGCCGTGTCGCGTTTGAACAGCCCGGCGCCAACCCAGCTgccagctcagggcagggggtgaaggCCGGCAAGGGGAGAACCCGGCCTGTGGGTGCAGATCCTGCCCGCCCACTGCAGCGCGTCAAGCAGAGCTAGGTGCTCGGCCCCCAGggtgcccctccccagcccgtCGCGGCTGCTGCTCGGTGCCAgccggctgggggggggagggggggctccggGAAAAGAGCAGCAAATCTATGCAGCCCAGGAGCCATGCGTGCCTGGCGCTGCCCCCCAGAATGAGAGAGAACCAGGCATCTGGGGGGTTGAGCTACCCTCGCCCTGACCTCCGCCTCGTCTCCCCCCAGGGATGGGGCTGCAGTGCCGCTGGGCCCAGCCGTGGAGACGGGCGTGACGAACCCCCACGGCTACACCCTCAACTACAACGAGTTCGTCGTCTACGACCCGGGCCAGGTGCGGATGCGCTACCTGCTCCAAGTGCGCTTCAGCTTCGCCCCGCTGTGGTGACAGGCCACCCGGTCGAgagacacccccttcccccctccggGATTCCTGTGGAAATGTTTCTCTGGCTGCTTTCTACAGCAATACATTTGGTACCAGCCCTGATTGCGCCCTGCTGCATTTCTGGCTGCAGCGTGctggaaatggggggcagggctgctgagtcaggagcctggctgccccctaCAGGGGGGTGTTTTCCCCCAATTAGGCTAGGGCATGGGGGCTTGAGATACAATGTCGCGACTCTCTCGCcctcatccagccccatggacaaCCCAGAAGCAGTAACACAAGggtgggggcctggggcctgaTAGATCCCAAGGGACGGGGTAGGGGGGACGGGGTAGGGGGGACGTGTCTCTGGCCTCTTAGCCCCCCCtcgctctgggggaggggctgggccgggaCCTGCTGGGACAGGAAAGGCCTTGTTCTTTGCAGCTCAGCAGGCGGCTTTATTGTGTCATCTCCGCTCATATGGGTCAGGGTTCAGCCTTGTCCCCCCGCAGACAGGCCCACTCCAGGAAATAGACGTTGCCCAGGATGTCGCCCACGGCCAagagcagctgggaggcaggagacaggagcagcgCAATGGAACTGccccagctgcagagagagaaccAGGGATCAGAGAGCctggggctgcgggtggggagtgaggggcactggaagagctgggggagcccagggctgggttggcagggggctgtgggttggagtGAGGAGCATCGTTTCACGCCACCCACCAGTCTCCCCGTGGCGTGCTTCCAGATCTTGAGGTCTCCATCCAGTGTTGTActcaaagtactgcacaggatcttttcagggggaataaggcaaaacaccacatttattagtaatacatgtatttattaacactgtgttatatgcatataatatattacacttacactcacacacacacacacacacacacacacacacacaaacacaattgttgttaccaattagttgctcccctttaCTTCACTGggcaggtgagttagatgggggagggggtggagccgggcttctgccgatccggatcgatgctcccatgttgacaagacgagacctggggtcctctgcaagacacctcacttttatagcagctttcctcttatgcaaatctataccagattcaaactctgtgtctgtgtccattggtcctttgtgctgctttcttctgagtgttgtcccaatgctgcaaagagggtgtttccaaaagaaggtgcttgcttctaacccccgaggctgtcagtatgtctgcttgtctttaatgagcccacttgacacgttttattgtccttgggtctggctcccagcccctcttcaACAGttaggctgtctggaggtgctgccttccatgccttactcatccacacctcattcattcaacagggcaattgattaagagtggggggagggggggagagctcttgttctactgctagcaaaaagaaatttttcttctatattattctatccttaggggctataatattataccaagggcaatgcaaagtttccaaatgaggctttgatacaaagtcccatgaaacagaggtcacacgtgggtagacccaccacaaggttatatgaagaggcacaatgtagaGTTatgtgaaaattatcagagattgatctacattgtcccccttttgacctctcaagaacaattcttgagtggtcaccatataaatcttttgtatttgttgcaaacaaaccaaacaattataaccaggtgaatataactaaaaccattacaattgactaaacaccagatataacataaacacaaatgcaaacaattataattataataattggaaatacaacaaaaccattaccattacaataattgggtacattgacaaacaaaatgaggcccaagtttgatgctgcaatagccatcaaacaataaaagtcactgaggtcaggaccttcttaagcacacacaacaaataagattttgtaggagtaccacagttgttatgcaaggttaagctgatttggacttaaactaacattcagttgctaaaatgttgtagaattccctatttttaacagttgttctcagaggtttttggggacctgaaagatggggccatacaattatgggccaaggtcttacaggttatgggggcccaagaactacccttcagggcttggggaaatagaaccagagtgcatagaggaaagtgtggaattaataataatacaagcaaatgtaactaacaatacaaatgtattaagaacaaaaatcaacaccaaaatgattattagagaacctaacaaaacaaaataacctgatgcactggggaccaaagtcttttggacacaaggggtgattgataagttggagggagatgggggaagtagagagaggaaaagacatttgccctgtctagtgtagtatcccctctttttctagacccaatgctagcacaggacaccactagagacagacacagaacatgcaacacagaacactgaacacagactttgtcatgacactataaccatggtattttataactcttgcTGGTAGCAGCTCTTCTGATGTtccggttcagagcctgaaagatagaagcttggaaacaaattagcacagtgcttccaccatggcagaacctgcttggtctctgccacagtgtgtttggtacttggggctgaacaaatgctaattaagtggtgcatttttttgagagtgtaaatcctccctttttcccagtaaaagggcgttaacactccatctagaaaaaaaaattctgttttaaaatctccagccattttgccatggcctggagatctgaggcagaagcaggcactgttaactgtttcaatggcattttggcccagggaggaggaatttacccaaatatcccccttcccaatctccagaggggtcccaaacgtctgcccccttctggggtctcaaatgttttttctcctgatgttactgctgctgtaagatttgagagtgctgttttaactctctgtacccaacctgtttttcagtttctttatctgttgcttgcctgggcccgatcctgcttttttcaataaacagttcctttccatgggcacaagccttgttccactaccaatttagcaaggagggtgggctttccaactagcccccacccttcctggtcccattccttaaacattttcttcaaaattgtgaaattaccacaatattacttacaaaaaaactaaacaaacataaaccacactacactgtccaaactcctatatccttcagagtttggtttaacagaataagatctgtatcttatgtttttaacccactctgggccagagggagagacgctaagcctccctctgtattgctcggcctgctaccaccgagggttcatacaccaattatacaaatccttccccggatcagagtgagaaacactaagttctcctctttagctcagtcttgctacggctgagaGTGTATGTGCCtttataacacaatttaaacctaaactcctatatccttcagagtttggttaatccttccccggatcagagtgagaaacactaagttctcctctttagctcagtcatgaacacaatttaaacctaaactcctatatccttcagagtttggttaattaactgaaagtttatgctctttttcctatagtgccaggcttgctaaagctggcggtgtgcacaccaattttataataactgtggattctatgcttgctcccgctttcgcattctccaccaaaatgttatactcaaagtactgcacaggatcttttcagggggaataaggcaaaacaccacatttattagtaatacatgtatttattaacactgtgttatatgcatataatatattacacttacactcatacacacacaaacacactccgtcttgttgttaccaattagttgctccccttaacttcactgggcaggtgagttagatgggggagggggtggagccgggcttctgccgatccggatcgatgctcccatgttgacaagacgagacccagggtcctctgcaagacacctcacttttatagcagctttccacttatgcaaatctataccagattcaaactctgtgtctgtgtccattggtcctttgtgctgctttcttttgagtgttgtcccaatgctgcaaagagggtgtttccaaaagaaggtgcttgcttctaacccccgaggctgtcagtatgtctgcttgtctttaatgagcccacttgacacgttttattttccttgggtctggctcccagcccctcttcaACAGttaggctgtctggaggtgctgccttccatgccttgctcatccacacctcattcattcaacagggcaattgattaagagtggggggggggagagctcttgttctactgctagcaaaaagaaatttttcttctatattattctatccttaggggctataatattataccaagggcaatgcaaagtttctaaatgaggctttgatacaaagtcccatgaaaacagaggtcacacgtgggtagacccaccacaaggttatatgaagaggcacaatgtagaGTTatgtgaaaattatcagagattaaTCTACACCAGCGCTGCCGTCACTAGCACATCCCCGCAGCTGTGCAGCGCAGTGACCTTGGAACTGTGGATCTGAGGGGCACAGGCCGTGAAGGGGTTAACGTGTAGGAACAGgaggcccctgccccagcccaaagggGTTGCGGGATCGGCTGACCTGAGGGTTCACCCCAGCCTCAGTGCTTCCAGGGAAGAGAACGAACCCTCCGACCCCCGGAAGCTGACCTGAGGCTGCGGCCAGCCCGCACCGAGCTCAGCAGGGGCCAAGCCCCTCACAAGGATGGGGATAACTCTCTGTCATTCGTTGCGCTGGGTGTTAACCCTGAACCCTGCTGACCACGCCGATGACACGCAAGGAGGGAAACATCCGCACCCCACCCAGTGCAGCAGACTgggctgctgccagcagggaaggagggatgggCCCTGCCGGGACAGGGTCCC
Protein-coding regions in this window:
- the LOC101947346 gene encoding poly [ADP-ribose] polymerase 2 isoform X14, which translates into the protein MRQKQRAAEAGGAGLALELRWEWQDSGGTWHRFVPEQSEVLTQAARAGKPSVAVGSRVDLRRMVQRDGQTGQDRCVAAAVQDQDSYFMWCWQGDEEGQWLPYPADTCLALERARRGDGGPSLEVTFSRTRYTLDTAQMTQTNIRTGYQRRMERRESDAVDDDGGSEPSSVPGSSSPQRPPAPKRPRDGGASPNPGAGEESTEVIKTLIVKGKAPVDPECLAKLGKAHIYCEGDDVYDVMLNQTNLQFNNNKFYVLQLLEDDGPQSYSVWTRWGRVGRPGQHALVSCAGDLAQAKEIFTKKFLDKTKNHWAERCNFQKVPGKYDLLHMDSRPPAAEPSCAGASQPKPASRLDPRVQALLGLICDLQAMEEIVLEMKYDTKKAPLGKLTVEQIRAGFQSLQKVEAVLRAGDTGRALLEACNEFYTRVPHDFGLRTPPLIRTWQELQEKVQLLEVLERYLLSTHAPTHRDYSMELLEAFTLRRAGEPPFRASLSNRTLLWHGSRLGNWVGILSQGLRVAPPEAPVTGYMFGKGIYFADMSSKSANYCFASRQRDVGLLLLCEVALGECQELLEANAEAGKLPPGKHSTKGLGKLAPAPTNSIMLDGAAVPLGPAVETGVTNPHGYTLNYNEFVVYDPGQVRMRYLLQVRFSFAPLW
- the LOC101947346 gene encoding poly [ADP-ribose] polymerase 2 isoform X1; its protein translation is MHRARYANDPAPPANECRRAASPVCVSHSTMRAYQLGAGLRLLHARDRPGQGTGQMQRSDMQMRMGCARVWFPERCLERGRVGAAAPRMRQKQRAAEAGGAGLALELRWEWQDSGGTWHRFVPEQSEVLTQAARAGKPSVAVGSRVDLRRMVQRDGQTGQDRCVAAAVQDQDSYFMWCWQGDEEGQWLPYPADTCLALERARRGDGGPSLEVTFSRTRYTLDTAQMTQTNIRTGYQRRMERRESDAVDDDGGSEPSSVPGSSSPQRPPAPKRPRDGGASPNPGAGEESTEVIKTLIVKGKAPVDPECLAKLGKAHIYCEGDDVYDVMLNQTNLQFNNNKFYVLQLLEDDGPQSYSVWTRWGRVGRPGQHALVSCAGDLAQAKEIFTKKFLDKTKNHWAERCNFQKVPGKYDLLHMDSRPPAAEPSCAGASQPKPASRLDPRVQALLGLICDLQAMEEIVLEMKYDTKKAPLGKLTVEQIRAGFQSLQKVEAVLRAGDTGRALLEACNEFYTRVPHDFGLRTPPLIRTWQELQEKVQLLEALGEIQIAIKLARLELHGQEHPLDRSYRTLGCELHPLERDSAHFQVLERYLLSTHAPTHRDYSMELLEAFTLRRAGEPPFRASLSNRTLLWHGSRLGNWVGILSQGLRVAPPEAPVTGYMFGKGIYFADMSSKSANYCFASRQRDVGLLLLCEGWGCSAAGPSRGDGRDEPPRLHPQLQRVRRLRPGPGADALPAPSALQLRPAVVTGHPVERHPLPPSGIPVEMFLWLLSTAIHLVPALIAPCCISGCSVLEMGGRAAESGAWLPPTGGCFPPIRLGHGGLRYNVATLSPSSSPMDNPEAVTQGWGPGA
- the LOC101947346 gene encoding uncharacterized protein LOC101947346 isoform X7; this encodes MHRARYANDPAPPANECRRAASPVCVSHSTMRAYQLGAGLRLLHARDRPGQGTGQMQRSDMQMRMGCARVWFPERCLERGRVGAAAPRMRQKQRAAEAGGAGLALELRWEWQDSGGTWHRFVPEQSEVLTQAARAGKPSVAVGSRVDLRRMVQRDGQTGQDRCVAAAVQDQDSYFMWCWQGDEEGQWLPYPADTCLALERARRGDGGPSLEVTFSRTRYTLDTAQMTQTNIRTGYQRRMERRESDAVDDDGGSEPSSVPGSSSPQRPPAPKRPRDGGASPNPGAGEESTEVIKTLIVKGKAPVDPECLAKLGKAHIYCEGDDVYDVMLNQTNLQFNNNKFYVLQLLEDDGPQSYSVWTRWGRVGRPGQHALVSCAGDLAQAKEIFTKKFLDKTKNHWAERCNFQKVPGKYDLLHMDSRPPAAEPSCAGASQPKPASRLDPRVQALLGLICDLQAMEEIVLEMKYDTKKAPLGKLTVEQIRAGFQSLQKVEAVLRAGDTGRALLEACNEFYTRVPHDFGPWVRSRSPSSWHAWSCMARSTRWTEATARWAVSSTPWSGTLPTSRTLLWHGSRLGNWVGILSQGLRVAPPEAPVTGYMFGKGIYFADMSSKSANYCFASRQRDVGLLLLCEGWGCSAAGPSRGDGRDEPPRLHPQLQRVRRLRPGPGADALPAPSALQLRPAVVTGHPVERHPLPPSGIPVEMFLWLLSTAIHLVPALIAPCCISGCSVLEMGGRAAESGAWLPPTGGCFPPIRLGHGGLRYNVATLSPSSSPMDNPEAVTQGWGPGA
- the LOC101947346 gene encoding poly [ADP-ribose] polymerase 2 isoform X2, translated to MHRARYANDPAPPANECRRAASPVCVSHSTMRAYQLGAGLRLLHARDRPGQGTGQMQRSDMQMRMGCARVWFPERCLERGRVGAAAPRMRQKQRAAEAGGAGLALELRWEWQDSGGTWHRFVPEQSEVLTQAARAGKPSVAVGSRVDLRRMVQRDGQTGQDRCVAAAVQDQDSYFMWCWQGDEEGQWLPYPADTCLALERARRGDGGPSLEVTFSRTRYTLDTAQMTQTNIRTGYQRRMERRESDAVDDDGGSEPSSVPGSSSPQRPPAPKRPRDGGASPNPGAGEESTEVIKTLIVKGKAPVDPECLAKLGKTNLQFNNNKFYVLQLLEDDGPQSYSVWTRWGRVGRPGQHALVSCAGDLAQAKEIFTKKFLDKTKNHWAERCNFQKVPGKYDLLHMDSRPPAAEPSCAGASQPKPASRLDPRVQALLGLICDLQAMEEIVLEMKYDTKKAPLGKLTVEQIRAGFQSLQKVEAVLRAGDTGRALLEACNEFYTRVPHDFGLRTPPLIRTWQELQEKVQLLEALGEIQIAIKLARLELHGQEHPLDRSYRTLGCELHPLERDSAHFQVLERYLLSTHAPTHRDYSMELLEAFTLRRAGEPPFRASLSNRTLLWHGSRLGNWVGILSQGLRVAPPEAPVTGYMFGKGIYFADMSSKSANYCFASRQRDVGLLLLCEGWGCSAAGPSRGDGRDEPPRLHPQLQRVRRLRPGPGADALPAPSALQLRPAVVTGHPVERHPLPPSGIPVEMFLWLLSTAIHLVPALIAPCCISGCSVLEMGGRAAESGAWLPPTGGCFPPIRLGHGGLRYNVATLSPSSSPMDNPEAVTQGWGPGA
- the LOC101947346 gene encoding poly [ADP-ribose] polymerase 2 isoform X8, with product MHRARYANDPAPPANECRRAASPVCVSHSTMRAYQLGAGLRLLHARDRPGQGTGQMQRSDMQMRMGCARVWFPERCLERGRVGAAAPRMRQKQRAAEAGGAGLALELRWEWQDSGGTWHRFVPEQSEVLTQAARAGKPSVAVGSRVDLRRMVQRDGQTGQDRCVAAAVQDQDSYFMWCWQGDEEGQWLPYPADTCLALERARRGDGGPSLEVTFSRTRYTLDTAQMTQTNIRTGYQRRMERRESDAVDDDGGSEPSSVPGSSSPQRPPAPKRPRDGGASPNPGAGEESTEVIKTLIVKGKAPVDPECLAKLGKAHIYCEGDDVYDVMLNQTNLQFNNNKFYVLQLLEDDGPQSYSVWTRWGRVGRPGQHALVSCAGDLAQAKEIFTKKFLDKTKNHWAERCNFQKVPGKYDLLHMDSRPPAAEPSCAGASQPKPASRLDPRVQALLGLICDLQAMEEIVLEMKYDTKKAPLGKLTVEQIRAGFQSLQKVEAVLRAGDTGRALLEACNEFYTRVPHDFGLRTPPLIRTWQELQEKVQLLEVLERYLLSTHAPTHRDYSMELLEAFTLRRAGEPPFRASLSNRTLLWHGSRLGNWVGILSQGLRVAPPEAPVTGYMFGKGIYFADMSSKSANYCFASRQRDVGLLLLCEVALGECQELLEANAEAGKLPPGKHSTKGLGKLAPAPTNSIMLDGAAVPLGPAVETGVTNPHGYTLNYNEFVVYDPGQVRMRYLLQVRFSFAPLW
- the LOC101947346 gene encoding poly [ADP-ribose] polymerase 2 isoform X6, with the translated sequence MHRARYANDPAPPANECRRAASPVCVSHSTMRAYQLGAGLRLLHARDRPGQGTGQMQRSDMQMRMGCARVWFPERCLERGRVGAAAPRMRQKQRAAEAGGAGLALELRWEWQDSGGTWHRFVPEQSEVLTQAARAGKPSVAVGSRVDLRRMVQRDGQTGQDRCVAAAVQDQDSYFMWCWQGDEEGQWLPYPADTCLALERARRGDGGPSLEVTFSRTRYTLDTAQMTQTNIRTGYQRRMERRESDAVDDDGGSEPSSVPGSSSPQRPPAPKRPRDGGASPNPGAGEESTEVIKTLIVKGKAPVDPECLAKLGKAHIYCEGDDVYDVMLNQTNLQFNNNKFYVLQLLEDDGPQSYSVWTRWGRVGRPGQHALVSCAGDLAQAKEIFTKKFLDKTKNHWAERCNFQKVPGKYDLLHMDSRPPAAEPSCAGASQPKPASRLDPRVQALLGLICDLQAMEEIVLEMKYDTKKAPLGKLTVEQIRAGFQSLQKVEAVLRAGDTGRALLEACNEFYTRVPHDFGLRTPPLIRTWQELQEKVQLLEALGEIQIAIKLARLELHGQEHPLDRSYRTLGCELHPLERDSAHFQVLERYLLSTHAPTHRDYSMELLEAFTLRRAGEPPFRASLSNRTLLWHGSRLGNWVGILSQGLRVAPPEAPVTGYMFGKGIYFADMSSKSANYCFASRQRDVGLLLLCEVALGECQELLEANAEAGKLPPGKHSTKGLGKLAPAPTNSIMLDGAAVPLGPAVETGVTNPHGYTLNYNEFVVYDPGQVRMRYLLQVRFSFAPLW